Proteins found in one Nostoc sp. NIES-3756 genomic segment:
- a CDS encoding helix-turn-helix domain-containing protein, whose amino-acid sequence MACKNRTPEQTAILQLLVTLIEEFENKNYSIEPSSPHAVIKHLMEARGIKQSDLVGIMGSKGVVSDVVNGNRGISKAQAKALGEFFNVTPALFI is encoded by the coding sequence ATGGCGTGTAAAAATCGTACACCAGAGCAAACCGCCATCTTACAGCTTTTGGTGACTCTGATTGAGGAATTTGAAAACAAAAACTATTCTATTGAGCCATCATCTCCTCATGCAGTTATCAAACACTTGATGGAAGCACGAGGAATTAAACAATCTGATTTAGTAGGAATTATGGGTTCTAAAGGTGTTGTGTCTGATGTTGTTAATGGTAACAGAGGAATTAGTAAAGCTCAGGCAAAAGCATTAGGGGAATTTTTTAATGTCACCCCAGCATTATTTATTTAA
- a CDS encoding type II toxin-antitoxin system ParD family antitoxin has protein sequence MYIQIKPELEKFIQAQLASGRFASADEVINEAFKLLQEREKRIEELRHKIAIGTEQIANGQVTDGEVVFTRLQEKIRLIAEESSE, from the coding sequence ATGTACATTCAAATTAAACCAGAACTAGAGAAATTTATCCAAGCACAGCTTGCAAGCGGTAGATTCGCTAGTGCTGATGAAGTCATAAATGAAGCGTTTAAACTGCTACAGGAAAGAGAAAAGCGAATTGAAGAATTACGGCACAAAATTGCTATAGGAACTGAACAAATTGCTAATGGGCAAGTAACTGATGGCGAGGTTGTATTTACTAGATTACAAGAAAAAATTCGTCTAATTGCTGAGGAGTCTTCTGAATGA
- a CDS encoding response regulator: MVSNNVLNEFRTCTQLQYNGQLNINSPKGHQWTFYYRLGRMVWATGGTHPFRRWRRLMNQHCPQIDVDKMQLRQQDISMNYWDYRLLEILHKKQKIQREQVHAVVENTITELLFDLAQQSNFISVGGDASGTTLRVERNQQVVLETPISFTSADVSVKQTLDAWKTWSEAGLANVFPDLAPIIRRPEQLQEHVSPSVYKNFVTLINGKSTLRELAAKMKQNVLPVSRSLLPYVLKGIIELVELPDLPLNVVESPATSTPNPAQLKKSKAPVIACVDDSPQVCKMLEDIITANGMKFIKIQDAIQALPILIQEKPDLIFLDLVMPVASGYEICTQLRRISTFANTPVVILTGNDGLLDRVRAKVVGSTDFLTKPVAADRVMSIIRKYLPVQATPAIKTGSHLEVCH; the protein is encoded by the coding sequence ATGGTATCAAATAACGTACTTAACGAATTTAGAACTTGTACCCAACTCCAATATAACGGTCAGTTAAATATTAATAGTCCTAAAGGGCATCAATGGACTTTTTATTATCGGCTAGGTAGGATGGTTTGGGCTACAGGAGGAACTCATCCTTTTCGGCGTTGGCGGAGGCTGATGAATCAACATTGCCCACAAATCGATGTTGATAAAATGCAGCTACGTCAACAAGATATCTCCATGAATTATTGGGATTATCGTTTGTTGGAAATTCTACATAAAAAACAGAAAATTCAACGAGAACAAGTTCATGCTGTTGTTGAAAACACCATAACTGAACTGTTGTTTGACTTAGCCCAGCAGAGTAATTTTATCTCTGTCGGTGGCGATGCCTCCGGCACTACACTCCGTGTAGAACGCAATCAACAAGTTGTACTGGAAACACCCATAAGTTTCACGAGTGCAGATGTATCGGTGAAACAGACGCTAGATGCTTGGAAAACGTGGTCAGAAGCTGGCTTGGCAAATGTCTTTCCTGACTTAGCACCAATAATTCGTAGACCAGAACAACTCCAAGAACACGTCAGTCCATCTGTTTACAAAAACTTCGTTACCCTAATTAATGGTAAATCTACGCTGCGAGAATTAGCAGCGAAGATGAAGCAGAATGTTTTACCAGTTTCCCGTTCTTTGCTTCCCTACGTCCTCAAAGGAATCATTGAATTGGTGGAACTACCAGACTTACCTCTAAATGTTGTAGAAAGTCCTGCTACTTCTACCCCTAACCCTGCACAACTTAAAAAATCTAAGGCTCCCGTTATAGCCTGCGTAGATGATAGCCCTCAAGTCTGTAAAATGCTCGAGGATATTATTACTGCTAACGGCATGAAGTTTATCAAGATTCAGGACGCTATTCAAGCTCTACCCATTCTCATTCAAGAGAAACCAGACCTCATCTTTCTTGACTTAGTGATGCCAGTTGCCAGTGGTTATGAAATCTGTACCCAGTTGCGGCGCATTTCTACTTTTGCCAACACACCAGTCGTCATCCTCACTGGAAATGATGGTCTTTTAGATCGAGTCCGCGCGAAGGTAGTCGGTTCTACAGACTTTCTCACCAAACCCGTAGCAGCAGATAGGGTAATGAGTATAATCCGTAAGTATTTACCCGTACAAGCTACGCCCGCAATTAAAACTGGCTCACATTTAGAAGTATGTCATTAA
- a CDS encoding ParA family protein: MGYVIATANMKGGVGKTTLTVNLATCLAKNYGKRVLVLDLDTQISATLSLMSPLDFAKRRKQRLTFRYLIDDVINPDPNAKLTIKDIIQANVCNLPGLSLLPGDIDLYDEFIVSEMLHKQTVALGEQNFENVWNRFERVLINNILKPVRDEYDFILLDCAPGYNLMTRSALAASDFYLLPAKPEPLSVVGIQLLERRIGQLKESHEQEAKINIKMLGIVFSMCNTNLLTGRYYKQVMHRVVEDFGVEQICKAQIPVDINVAKAVDSFMPAVLNAPQSAGSKAFLQLTQELLQKL, translated from the coding sequence ATGGGATATGTAATTGCAACAGCAAATATGAAAGGTGGCGTAGGTAAGACTACTCTCACCGTTAACTTAGCCACCTGTTTGGCGAAAAATTATGGTAAAAGGGTACTGGTGTTAGATTTAGATACCCAAATCAGCGCCACACTCAGCTTGATGTCGCCTTTGGATTTTGCCAAGCGGCGTAAACAAAGACTTACATTTAGATATTTAATTGACGATGTAATTAATCCAGACCCCAACGCCAAGCTGACAATCAAAGATATTATTCAAGCTAACGTTTGTAATCTCCCAGGATTAAGTTTACTACCAGGAGATATCGATTTATACGATGAGTTTATCGTCTCAGAAATGCTACATAAACAAACAGTAGCTTTAGGCGAACAAAACTTTGAAAATGTCTGGAATCGCTTTGAAAGAGTCTTGATTAATAACATCTTAAAACCAGTGCGTGACGAATATGATTTTATTCTTTTAGATTGCGCCCCTGGTTATAATTTAATGACTCGTAGCGCCTTAGCCGCCAGTGATTTTTACCTGTTACCAGCCAAACCAGAACCCTTATCTGTGGTAGGGATTCAACTTTTAGAAAGACGCATTGGGCAGTTAAAAGAAAGTCACGAACAAGAAGCAAAGATAAATATTAAAATGTTGGGAATTGTCTTTAGTATGTGCAACACTAATCTACTCACTGGTAGATATTACAAACAAGTGATGCACCGAGTTGTGGAAGATTTTGGTGTAGAACAAATTTGTAAAGCACAAATTCCAGTTGATATCAACGTTGCGAAAGCGGTAGATAGTTTTATGCCGGCTGTGCTGAATGCACCCCAGTCAGCAGGTTCTAAGGCGTTTTTACAGTTAACTCAGGAGTTGTTGCAGAAGTTGTAA
- a CDS encoding DUF4926 domain-containing protein: MSTNTLKLLDIVALTIYLPEYNLLRGQVGTIVEILADGAAFEVEFSDACGGLRLRNGQTYESVGLRPEQIMILHFEPASPSSVPEMVTA; this comes from the coding sequence ATGAGTACAAATACACTGAAGCTGTTGGATATAGTAGCACTCACAATTTACTTGCCAGAGTATAATTTATTGCGTGGTCAAGTTGGTACAATTGTAGAAATATTAGCTGATGGTGCTGCGTTTGAAGTAGAATTTAGCGATGCCTGCGGCGGGCTACGCCTACGCAATGGACAAACCTATGAATCTGTTGGTTTACGTCCAGAGCAAATTATGATTTTACATTTTGAGCCAGCATCGCCAAGTTCAGTACCGGAGATGGTTACAGCATAG
- a CDS encoding DNA translocase FtsK, whose translation MYYLTEATEIIDVISQLAKAKTLWLDTEIAHWYTSSPKLSLIQVLAEPTDTTGATAYILDVLNKPDLAKYFINQIMVNAHITKVFHNASFDIKYLGGQIAKNVICTLQLARKISRRHLQTSNLKLKTLAVELCHFSNVDIEEQSSDWGKRPLSQKQLQYAVMDTVYLAAVHRRLLEISNPHAVDDIFLPNNDLNQPTKEMENPSLSVTKVRVAFECPRLFYLNHQFGDKAIFLPQNTAIGIGNPFHQLADKFVNLAIVEPELRNLFKPAASQINIDEITSAIQQKFYQLEFFPYLQIAIQKDGNQAQALLQVWQGLQGLIKRFTELLLLNRKYCNADTVISNSFLLTERSIEHYFTLPDGTQQKVRGEFDCLVFNFELNRLCVVEFKTYQPVDPSAQLAQVALYSYMLHQKKKVPVNSAVYCVLPEFKEYHYSWEDLENTVHQLIPHKLLQMQQWLAWESPNPNPPPRTTQPHLCEVCSQQQKCQMFFGEVISPQPSLKRKEELIKIDSSTNDLKDTPKPNSQSSPNADKIGEGLINTLQSFGVGVDYMGAAVGPSFIRVKLKPHLGVKVNALLRLSNDLQVQLGLADKPLITPQAGYVSIDLPRPDRQVASFGDYIQLQKLPATAPIKIAIGVNLEGELIEADLSDPNTCHFLVGGTTGSGKSEFLRSLLLSLLYRYPPQNLKIALVDPKRVTFPEFERMAWLYSPVVKDSDRATELMEELVIEMESRYQQFEKASCADLTTYNQRSQKPLPRIACIFDEYADFMAEKEVRKALEQSIKRLGAMARAAGIHLIIATQRPEAGVVTPIIRSNLPGRVALRTASEADSKIVLGGTETSAAYLLGKGDLLYQLGPQLHRLQSLFAKTIQIPSI comes from the coding sequence ATGTACTACCTAACAGAAGCGACAGAAATTATAGATGTCATATCCCAATTAGCAAAAGCTAAAACACTTTGGTTAGACACAGAAATAGCTCATTGGTATACCTCGTCTCCTAAATTGTCGCTGATTCAGGTATTGGCTGAACCAACAGACACAACAGGCGCAACAGCTTATATTCTTGATGTACTGAATAAACCAGATTTAGCAAAATACTTTATCAACCAAATCATGGTTAATGCTCATATTACAAAAGTTTTTCATAATGCTAGTTTTGATATTAAATATTTAGGCGGACAAATAGCTAAAAATGTTATCTGTACTTTACAACTAGCCAGAAAAATTAGTCGCAGACATCTGCAAACTTCTAACTTAAAATTAAAAACTTTAGCAGTCGAACTATGTCATTTCTCTAACGTAGATATAGAAGAACAATCAAGCGACTGGGGAAAACGACCACTTAGCCAAAAGCAGTTACAATATGCGGTGATGGATACAGTTTATCTGGCGGCTGTGCATCGTCGGTTACTGGAAATATCTAATCCTCATGCAGTCGATGATATTTTTCTACCAAACAATGATTTAAATCAGCCAACAAAAGAAATGGAAAATCCATCTTTAAGTGTGACTAAAGTCCGAGTCGCTTTTGAATGTCCTCGACTATTTTATCTTAATCATCAATTTGGTGATAAAGCAATATTTTTACCACAAAATACAGCTATTGGTATTGGCAATCCATTTCATCAATTAGCAGATAAATTTGTTAATTTAGCTATTGTTGAGCCAGAGTTGAGAAATTTATTTAAACCAGCAGCATCACAAATAAATATAGATGAAATTACTTCAGCAATTCAACAAAAATTTTATCAGTTAGAGTTTTTCCCCTATTTACAAATAGCAATTCAAAAAGATGGAAACCAAGCGCAGGCACTCTTACAAGTTTGGCAGGGATTACAAGGGCTGATTAAACGCTTTACAGAATTGCTGTTACTGAATCGAAAATACTGCAATGCAGACACAGTTATTAGTAATAGTTTTTTGTTGACAGAACGCAGCATTGAACATTACTTTACCTTACCTGATGGAACTCAGCAAAAGGTTAGAGGTGAATTTGATTGTTTAGTGTTTAATTTTGAGTTAAATCGGCTGTGTGTAGTGGAGTTTAAAACATATCAACCTGTAGACCCTTCCGCACAATTGGCGCAGGTTGCACTATACAGTTATATGTTGCATCAAAAGAAAAAGGTTCCTGTTAATTCAGCCGTTTACTGTGTATTACCTGAGTTTAAAGAGTATCACTATTCTTGGGAAGACCTAGAAAATACAGTACATCAATTAATCCCTCACAAATTGTTACAGATGCAGCAATGGTTGGCTTGGGAATCACCAAATCCTAACCCACCACCGCGAACAACTCAGCCTCATCTATGTGAAGTTTGTTCCCAGCAGCAAAAGTGTCAGATGTTTTTTGGTGAAGTTATATCTCCCCAACCCTCCTTAAAAAGAAAAGAGGAATTGATCAAAATTGATTCTTCTACAAACGATTTAAAGGACACACCCAAACCAAATAGTCAGTCATCACCCAATGCGGACAAAATAGGGGAAGGTTTAATTAATACCTTGCAATCTTTTGGTGTTGGTGTTGACTATATGGGTGCGGCTGTTGGGCCGAGTTTTATCAGAGTGAAGCTAAAACCTCATTTGGGTGTAAAAGTAAATGCACTGCTGAGATTATCAAATGACTTGCAAGTGCAATTGGGTTTAGCAGACAAACCTTTAATTACTCCACAAGCTGGGTATGTCAGCATTGACTTACCGCGTCCAGATAGACAGGTTGCTAGTTTTGGAGATTACATTCAACTGCAAAAGTTACCCGCAACAGCACCGATAAAAATCGCTATTGGAGTAAACTTAGAAGGAGAATTAATAGAGGCTGATTTATCTGATCCTAATACCTGTCACTTTTTAGTGGGTGGGACAACTGGAAGCGGTAAAAGCGAATTTTTGCGATCGCTCCTCCTCAGCTTACTATATCGTTATCCCCCGCAAAATCTCAAAATCGCCCTAGTTGACCCCAAGCGAGTTACTTTTCCAGAGTTTGAACGGATGGCTTGGTTATATTCACCGGTCGTAAAAGATAGCGATCGCGCTACTGAACTTATGGAAGAATTAGTTATAGAAATGGAATCCCGTTATCAGCAGTTTGAAAAAGCTAGCTGTGCTGATTTAACTACCTATAATCAGCGTTCTCAGAAACCTTTACCCCGCATTGCCTGTATCTTTGATGAATATGCCGACTTTATGGCAGAAAAGGAAGTTCGCAAAGCCTTAGAACAAAGTATCAAACGTTTAGGAGCAATGGCAAGGGCTGCGGGGATTCATTTAATTATTGCTACTCAACGCCCAGAAGCCGGTGTTGTCACTCCCATTATTCGTTCCAACCTACCAGGAAGAGTTGCGCTGCGAACTGCAAGCGAAGCCGACTCAAAAATTGTTCTAGGGGGAACCGAAACATCCGCCGCTTACTTATTAGGTAAAGGTGATTTACTCTACCAACTTGGCCCCCAACTGCATCGCTTACAAAGCTTGTTTGCTAAAACTATCCAAATACCATCAATCTAG
- a CDS encoding Uma2 family endonuclease — protein sequence MNIQSPVATEIMPIVLKMQPNIVMTDDQFFDFCQLNGDFRIERNHLGDLLIMPPTGAETDERNFNLTGQLWTWTKQDGTGVGFGSSGGFTLPNGAVRSPDAAWIKKARWEAIPVEQRKKFAPICPEFVVELRSETDSLKILQEKMEEYISNGTELGWLLDRKQRKVFIYRPDQAVKELDNPFTLSGDDLLPGFVLDLSQIW from the coding sequence ATGAACATCCAATCACCTGTAGCCACAGAAATCATGCCAATTGTGCTGAAAATGCAACCAAACATAGTGATGACTGATGATCAGTTTTTTGATTTCTGTCAATTAAACGGTGATTTTCGCATTGAACGTAATCACCTTGGAGATTTATTGATTATGCCCCCTACAGGCGCAGAAACAGATGAACGCAATTTTAATTTAACTGGTCAATTATGGACATGGACAAAGCAAGATGGTACAGGTGTAGGTTTTGGTTCTAGTGGTGGTTTTACCTTACCTAACGGCGCAGTGCGTTCTCCTGATGCAGCCTGGATAAAAAAAGCCAGATGGGAAGCAATACCCGTAGAGCAAAGAAAGAAGTTTGCGCCTATTTGTCCTGAATTTGTAGTGGAATTGCGATCGGAGACAGATAGTTTGAAAATATTACAAGAAAAAATGGAAGAATATATATCTAATGGTACAGAATTAGGTTGGTTACTGGATAGAAAGCAACGCAAAGTATTTATTTATCGTCCCGATCAAGCTGTAAAAGAATTAGATAATCCTTTTACATTAAGTGGTGACGATTTATTACCAGGATTTGTTTTAGATTTGAGCCAAATTTGGTAA
- the ileS gene encoding isoleucine--tRNA ligase, translating to MTETGSYKDTVNLPKTNFDMRANAIKREPEIQKFWEDNKIFERLSQNNPGELFILHDGPPYANGSLHIGHALNKILKDIINRYQLLKGRKVRYVPGWDCHGLPIELKVLQNLKSAERQNLTPLQLRQKAKEFALATVDDQRKNFKRYGVWGDWENPYLTLKPEYEAAQIGVFGQMVLKGYIYRGLKPVHWSPSSRTALAEAELEYPEGHTSRSIYAAFPVTGLAEAVKPVLGEYLPDLGVAIWTTTPWTIPGNLAVAVNGDLNYAVVEVSRIRTASRREDAETQSNFKYLIVAADLVERLATTISAELTVKATFKGKELEHTTYRHPLYDRESPVVVGGDYITTESGTGLVHTAPGHGQEDYIVGQRYKLPILAPVDDNGDFTQEAGQFAGLNVLGEGNQAVIDALTAVGSLLKEEAYAHKYPYDWRTKKPTIFRATEQWFASVEGFRDEALKAIASVKWIPAQGENRITPMVAERSDWCISRQRSWGVPIPVFYDEETGEPLLNEETINHVQAIIAQKGSDAWWELSIEELLPPSYRNNGRSYRRGTDTMDVWFDSGSSWAAVVKQRPGLRYPADIYLEGSDQHRGWFQSSLLTSVAVNGIAPYKTVLTHGFVLDEQGRKMSKSEGNVVDPQIIINGGKDQKKEPPYGADVMRLWASSVDYSADVRLGGNIIKQLNDVRGKIRNTARFLLGSLHDFDPEKDTVAFEELPQLDKYMLHRIREVFEEVTEAFESFQFFRFFQTVQNFCVVDLSNFYLDVAKDRLYISAVDSFRRRSCQTVIHIALENLARAIAPVLCHTAEDIWQYLPYKTPYKSVFEAGWVQVEEKWDNPELAKFWQQLRQLRTDVNKVLEQARVEKMIGSSLEAKALIYVKDANSRNAIATLNPEVGNGIDELRYLFLTSQVELLDSPDKLQDVKYTLQSDNWGIGVVNAEGQKCDRCWNYSTHVGESAEHPLLCERCVPALAGEF from the coding sequence GTGACAGAAACTGGAAGCTACAAAGATACTGTAAATCTACCCAAGACTAATTTTGATATGCGGGCGAACGCCATCAAGCGGGAACCCGAAATTCAAAAGTTCTGGGAAGACAATAAAATTTTTGAACGCCTGTCGCAAAATAATCCAGGTGAATTATTTATACTGCACGATGGGCCTCCCTACGCTAACGGCTCACTTCATATTGGTCATGCCTTAAATAAGATTCTCAAAGATATTATTAACCGTTACCAATTATTGAAAGGCCGGAAGGTGCGTTATGTTCCTGGTTGGGACTGTCACGGCTTACCAATTGAATTGAAGGTTTTGCAAAATCTCAAGTCAGCAGAACGGCAAAATCTCACACCTCTGCAATTGCGACAAAAGGCTAAGGAATTTGCCTTGGCTACTGTTGACGACCAACGTAAAAACTTTAAACGTTACGGTGTTTGGGGCGACTGGGAAAACCCATATCTGACGCTGAAGCCGGAATATGAGGCGGCGCAGATTGGTGTGTTTGGGCAGATGGTATTAAAAGGATATATTTATCGTGGGTTGAAGCCTGTTCACTGGAGTCCGAGTTCTCGCACGGCTTTGGCTGAGGCGGAATTAGAATATCCTGAAGGTCACACTTCGCGCAGTATCTATGCGGCGTTTCCTGTGACTGGGTTGGCTGAGGCGGTGAAACCTGTGTTGGGTGAGTATTTGCCTGATTTGGGTGTGGCTATCTGGACTACTACGCCTTGGACAATTCCTGGGAATTTGGCTGTGGCGGTGAATGGTGACTTGAATTATGCTGTGGTGGAAGTGTCACGCATTCGCACAGCGTCCCGTAGGGAAGACGCGGAGACGCAAAGTAATTTTAAATATCTTATCGTTGCGGCGGATTTAGTAGAGCGTTTGGCTACTACTATCTCGGCTGAGTTGACAGTAAAAGCGACTTTTAAGGGTAAGGAGTTGGAACATACTACTTACCGCCATCCTTTATATGACCGTGAAAGTCCGGTGGTTGTAGGTGGTGATTATATCACGACAGAATCGGGTACTGGGTTGGTACATACTGCCCCTGGTCATGGTCAAGAAGACTACATTGTAGGTCAACGTTACAAGTTGCCTATCCTTGCGCCTGTGGATGATAATGGCGACTTCACCCAGGAGGCGGGGCAGTTTGCTGGGTTGAATGTGTTGGGTGAGGGAAATCAGGCGGTAATTGATGCGCTGACGGCTGTAGGTTCATTGTTGAAGGAGGAGGCTTACGCACACAAGTATCCTTATGATTGGCGGACGAAGAAACCAACGATTTTCCGGGCGACTGAACAGTGGTTTGCTTCGGTGGAGGGTTTTCGGGATGAGGCGCTAAAGGCGATCGCATCTGTAAAATGGATACCAGCCCAAGGTGAAAATCGCATCACGCCGATGGTTGCAGAACGTTCTGATTGGTGTATCTCCCGTCAGCGTTCTTGGGGTGTGCCAATTCCGGTATTCTACGATGAGGAAACCGGGGAACCTCTACTGAATGAGGAAACTATCAATCATGTGCAAGCCATCATTGCCCAGAAAGGTTCTGATGCTTGGTGGGAATTGTCAATAGAGGAATTATTACCACCTTCCTACAGAAATAATGGTCGGTCTTACCGCAGAGGTACAGACACTATGGATGTATGGTTTGATTCTGGTTCCTCTTGGGCGGCTGTAGTTAAGCAGCGTCCAGGGTTACGCTACCCAGCTGATATTTATCTGGAAGGTTCCGACCAACATCGCGGCTGGTTCCAGTCGAGTTTGCTAACTAGTGTGGCAGTAAATGGCATCGCACCTTACAAAACTGTGTTGACTCACGGCTTTGTTCTGGATGAACAAGGGCGGAAAATGAGTAAGTCTGAAGGGAATGTGGTTGACCCACAAATCATAATTAATGGTGGTAAAGACCAGAAGAAGGAACCCCCCTATGGTGCAGATGTGATGCGGTTGTGGGCTTCTTCTGTAGATTACTCTGCTGATGTGCGTTTGGGTGGCAATATCATCAAGCAACTCAACGATGTTAGAGGTAAGATTCGTAATACGGCGCGGTTCCTGCTAGGTAGTTTACATGATTTCGACCCAGAAAAAGATACTGTTGCCTTTGAGGAATTACCACAGTTAGATAAGTATATGCTGCACCGCATCCGTGAGGTGTTTGAGGAAGTGACGGAGGCTTTTGAAAGTTTCCAATTCTTCCGCTTCTTCCAAACTGTGCAGAATTTCTGTGTAGTTGATTTATCTAACTTCTACTTAGATGTAGCTAAGGACAGGCTATATATCAGTGCAGTCGATTCTTTCCGTCGCCGCAGTTGTCAAACGGTTATCCACATTGCTTTAGAGAATTTAGCACGAGCGATCGCACCTGTACTGTGTCACACTGCTGAGGATATCTGGCAATATCTCCCCTACAAAACACCTTATAAATCAGTGTTTGAAGCTGGTTGGGTGCAGGTAGAGGAGAAATGGGATAATCCAGAATTGGCAAAATTTTGGCAACAATTGCGCCAGTTACGCACCGATGTGAACAAGGTGTTGGAACAAGCTAGGGTAGAAAAAATGATTGGTTCTTCCCTAGAGGCGAAAGCTTTGATTTACGTCAAAGATGCTAACTCGCGCAACGCCATTGCAACCTTAAATCCTGAAGTTGGTAATGGTATTGATGAATTGCGTTATCTATTCCTGACATCCCAAGTGGAGTTATTAGATTCTCCTGACAAACTGCAAGATGTGAAATATACCTTACAGTCTGATAACTGGGGAATTGGGGTAGTGAATGCAGAGGGGCAAAAATGCGATCGCTGTTGGAACTACTCTACCCATGTGGGAGAATCAGCAGAACATCCCCTACTTTGCGAACGTTGCGTTCCCGCCTTAGCTGGGGAGTTTTAA
- a CDS encoding type II toxin-antitoxin system RelE/ParE family toxin, which yields MSNYSFSDAAIQDLNEICEYIAYTNPKAASKLFDRIRQKCKLVANFPNMGKSYEKLVPNLRGFVVDDYIIFYYSREDGISVTRVISGSRDLEYLFTNTNEE from the coding sequence ATGAGTAATTATTCATTTTCAGATGCAGCAATTCAAGACCTAAATGAGATTTGTGAATATATTGCCTACACTAATCCCAAAGCCGCTAGTAAGCTTTTTGATAGAATCCGCCAGAAGTGTAAATTAGTAGCTAATTTTCCCAATATGGGTAAAAGTTATGAAAAGCTTGTACCAAATTTACGCGGGTTTGTTGTGGATGATTATATTATCTTTTATTACTCTAGAGAAGACGGAATTAGTGTTACTCGTGTTATCAGTGGTAGTCGAGATTTAGAATACTTATTTACAAATACAAATGAAGAATAG